From a region of the Paenibacillus sp. R14(2021) genome:
- a CDS encoding YqzE family protein: MEKTEDYIKFMTGKVVDYIETPKEERRSNRQKAKATKEPWLTRWFGMGGFAVAQWLRSRNNQL; encoded by the coding sequence ATGGAAAAAACCGAGGATTACATTAAATTCATGACGGGCAAGGTCGTCGATTACATCGAAACGCCCAAGGAAGAGCGCAGATCCAATCGTCAAAAAGCCAAAGCGACGAAAGAGCCTTGGCTGACGAGATGGTTCGGTATGGGCGGCTTTGCCGTTGCGCAGTGGCTGCGCTCGCGAAACAATCAGCTGTAG
- a CDS encoding N-acetylmuramoyl-L-alanine amidase yields the protein MQKHLKKRILIALCTSGLLICYSLAASPERIAASALAAVPVKAMTDMEQSALDDQLPIEYRRALPTAQVLIDVGHGGIDGGAHHEEILEKDINLAVAKKVYLLLRSSGVRAVLNRNGDYALSDDNRWNPSSSRHRRDLSQRSQLTKEIETQFMVSIHVNWAPDRTEYGPLVLHQNEGESALLAFCIQDALNRGQHTRALPRVGAPFYLLNVVKQPAVIVEMGFLSHEGDRRMLTDPRKQMELADAIASGVRNYILFR from the coding sequence ATGCAAAAACACCTCAAAAAGCGTATTCTGATTGCTTTGTGCACGTCCGGACTTCTCATCTGCTATTCGTTAGCCGCCTCGCCGGAACGCATTGCCGCCTCGGCCTTGGCCGCGGTACCAGTGAAAGCCATGACGGATATGGAGCAGTCAGCGCTGGACGATCAGCTGCCGATTGAATACCGCAGAGCGCTGCCGACGGCGCAAGTGCTCATCGATGTCGGCCATGGCGGCATCGACGGAGGCGCGCATCACGAGGAAATATTAGAGAAGGATATCAATTTGGCGGTTGCCAAAAAGGTGTATTTATTGCTTCGCAGCAGCGGCGTCCGCGCAGTACTGAACCGAAACGGCGACTACGCGCTGAGTGACGATAACCGCTGGAATCCTTCATCCTCACGGCACCGCCGGGATTTGTCCCAGCGAAGCCAGCTGACCAAGGAAATCGAAACGCAGTTCATGGTGAGCATTCACGTCAATTGGGCGCCTGACCGGACTGAATACGGACCGCTCGTGCTGCATCAGAACGAAGGCGAGAGCGCGCTGCTCGCCTTCTGCATTCAAGACGCCTTGAACCGCGGTCAGCATACGAGAGCGCTCCCCCGTGTAGGCGCTCCGTTCTATTTGCTAAATGTCGTCAAACAACCGGCCGTCATTGTTGAGATGGGCTTCCTCAGTCATGAAGGCGACCGGCGTATGCTGACGGATCCCCGCAAGCAGATGGAGCTGGCCGACGCGATTGCCTCAGGAGTGCGGAATTATATCCTTTTCCGCTGA
- a CDS encoding divergent polysaccharide deacetylase family protein — MNLTGKLVSMCLACAIVSAAGTDIRVQGSTLQAAPINSVSDVKGHRQVAIVIDDFGNNMTGTPEMMELPVHFTAAVMPFMPTTKQDAELAHKLGDDVIVHMPMEPVRGKPEWLGPGAITTAMTDAEIRKRVEAAIDEVPYAVGMNNHMGSKVTADERVMRVVLTVVKERGLFFLDSRTTYKTVVPKLTAELGVPLLSNQVFLDDVYSTTHISKQVGVLRKYLEHNDSCVIIGHVGPPGKLTAAVLKEAIPRLQTNTQFVRLSEMVVPSAEKDIIPHS; from the coding sequence ATGAACTTAACAGGCAAGCTGGTCAGCATGTGTCTGGCATGTGCGATCGTATCGGCGGCGGGAACGGACATCCGCGTACAAGGGAGTACGCTGCAGGCTGCCCCGATTAACAGCGTATCTGATGTGAAAGGACATCGGCAGGTTGCGATCGTCATCGACGATTTCGGCAACAACATGACGGGCACGCCGGAAATGATGGAGCTCCCCGTGCATTTCACGGCCGCGGTCATGCCATTCATGCCAACGACCAAGCAGGATGCGGAACTGGCCCATAAACTGGGCGATGATGTCATCGTCCATATGCCGATGGAGCCCGTAAGGGGGAAGCCGGAGTGGCTCGGACCGGGGGCGATCACGACGGCAATGACAGACGCAGAGATAAGGAAGCGGGTTGAAGCTGCAATCGACGAGGTGCCTTATGCCGTGGGCATGAACAATCATATGGGTTCCAAAGTAACAGCGGATGAGCGGGTGATGCGTGTCGTTCTTACCGTAGTGAAGGAACGAGGATTATTCTTTCTGGACAGCCGGACGACGTACAAGACCGTCGTCCCAAAGCTGACTGCCGAGCTCGGTGTGCCACTCCTCTCCAATCAGGTCTTTCTGGACGATGTTTATTCTACGACGCATATCTCCAAGCAGGTCGGCGTGCTACGCAAATATCTAGAGCATAATGACAGCTGCGTCATCATCGGGCATGTCGGTCCGCCGGGCAAGCTGACAGCCGCAGTGCTGAAGGAAGCTATTCCGCGGCTGCAGACAAATACGCAGTTTGTCCGATTATCCGAGATGGTCGTCCCGTCAGCGGAAAAGGATATAATTCCGCACTCCTGA
- a CDS encoding exosporium protein C — protein MARLIDYNVSVPAVVTNQVAIVVPQTPAKVILAELGIFVQREFHNNRVELSATVGSQGTSGTPTLLFRVFRGNQEIYYGAHGLESALEHFGLITFQVIDINVAPGAHGYSLYVENLDAGTTAQVNLSAAVYAV, from the coding sequence TTGGCTAGATTAATTGACTACAATGTTAGCGTTCCTGCTGTCGTAACGAATCAAGTGGCAATCGTCGTCCCGCAAACGCCTGCGAAAGTCATCCTTGCTGAACTCGGCATCTTCGTTCAACGGGAATTTCACAACAACCGCGTAGAACTGAGTGCAACAGTCGGCTCACAAGGTACAAGCGGCACGCCTACTCTGCTATTTCGTGTCTTCCGCGGCAACCAAGAAATTTATTACGGCGCCCATGGACTTGAAAGTGCATTAGAACATTTCGGCTTGATCACGTTCCAGGTCATCGACATTAACGTCGCGCCTGGCGCGCACGGTTATTCCCTTTATGTCGAGAACCTGGATGCCGGCACAACTGCACAAGTAAACCTCAGCGCAGCTGTTTATGCCGTTTAA
- a CDS encoding HAD family hydrolase codes for MSEKNLIIFLDSGDTIIDESTEIRDEEGIVVSAGLIPGADVMVKTLYERGYTLALVADGDAQSFKNVYKQLNLYDFFTAMIYSENIKAVKPSPRMFRAAAGALELTEADFSRIVMVGNNLSRDVKGANGLGITSVFLSWTTRYPHEPADDSERPRHIIRTPLELLDLVEGLESQLQYEHDSEAV; via the coding sequence ATGAGCGAGAAGAACCTGATTATTTTTCTGGACAGCGGCGATACGATTATCGATGAATCGACCGAGATTCGGGATGAGGAGGGGATCGTCGTCAGTGCCGGCTTGATTCCCGGTGCGGATGTGATGGTAAAGACGCTGTATGAACGCGGCTATACGCTTGCGCTCGTCGCCGATGGGGATGCGCAGTCGTTCAAGAACGTGTACAAGCAATTGAACTTATATGATTTTTTTACCGCAATGATCTATTCGGAGAATATCAAGGCTGTTAAACCGAGCCCGCGCATGTTCCGGGCCGCCGCTGGGGCGCTTGAGCTGACGGAGGCGGATTTCAGCCGCATCGTCATGGTCGGCAACAACTTGAGCCGCGACGTCAAGGGCGCAAATGGACTAGGGATCACCAGTGTCTTCCTCAGCTGGACGACCCGGTACCCGCATGAGCCGGCAGACGACAGCGAGCGTCCGCGCCATATCATCCGCACGCCGCTAGAGCTGCTCGATCTTGTCGAGGGACTGGAGTCGCAGCTGCAGTACGAGCACGATTCGGAAGCTGTGTAA
- a CDS encoding right-handed parallel beta-helix repeat-containing protein codes for MIAEKDSESAPVTICLADFGAEPDSGRDALPAMRLAIEAAAVIAGPVVLECPKGVYDFYPEQATRAPYYISNTASEEENADVTKTIGILLKSIANLTLEGHGSMFLIHGRMTMLVLDDCDDIEIRHVHLDYARPTVAEMTIMASSDYFMDVEVHPDSRYEFQDGKFYWSGEGWRFNEGPMQEYDPVRNKTWRIDNLTALAVRVEELAPMRLRFHYDHAPGMTTGRVLQVRDGLRDQVGAFIHRSRNVQWIKSGIHFMHGLGIVCQYSENLRFAELDLTPRLETGRTVAAFADFIHFSGCRGKVEIAGSRFVGGHDDPINVHGTHLQVTEAPKPDKIVVRFMHPQSYGFDAFFPGDEVDFIESASLQSRGTGTVRSVERLSPREILLTLAEAVPAGTGAGDAVENATWTPEVHVHDNYFARIPTRGVLATTRRKVLIERNVFDRLTMSGVFVANDAESWYESGPVRDLTIRGNRFIACGGAEHPVIYIAPENREIDADNPVHAGIVIENNVIETTTAAALDAKSVRGLRFVNNSIASPCEAHEGAAQGVDRQPAAESLIRLQACSEVTIAGNAIAPQDIPEAAVRMLQMAREQLNMDENEMKALRIR; via the coding sequence ATGATTGCGGAAAAGGATTCAGAATCGGCACCGGTAACGATTTGTCTAGCCGATTTCGGTGCGGAACCCGATTCGGGGCGCGACGCGCTGCCCGCCATGCGGCTTGCGATCGAGGCGGCAGCTGTCATTGCCGGTCCGGTCGTGCTGGAATGTCCGAAGGGCGTCTATGATTTTTATCCGGAACAGGCGACTCGCGCGCCTTATTATATCTCCAATACGGCCAGCGAAGAGGAGAACGCCGACGTAACGAAGACGATCGGCATCTTACTGAAGAGCATCGCGAACTTGACGCTGGAGGGTCATGGATCGATGTTTCTTATCCATGGCCGGATGACAATGCTTGTTCTCGACGATTGCGATGATATTGAGATTCGGCATGTGCATCTCGACTATGCAAGGCCGACAGTAGCGGAAATGACGATTATGGCGAGCAGCGACTATTTTATGGATGTTGAGGTGCATCCCGACTCCCGCTATGAATTTCAAGACGGTAAGTTCTACTGGTCCGGCGAAGGCTGGCGATTCAACGAAGGGCCGATGCAGGAGTACGATCCTGTTCGCAATAAGACGTGGCGAATCGACAACTTGACTGCGCTTGCAGTTCGTGTCGAGGAGCTTGCGCCGATGCGGCTTCGTTTCCATTACGATCATGCGCCTGGCATGACGACGGGTCGTGTGCTTCAAGTACGGGACGGGCTGCGCGATCAGGTTGGCGCCTTTATTCATCGAAGCCGGAACGTGCAGTGGATCAAGTCCGGTATCCACTTCATGCACGGACTAGGCATCGTATGCCAGTACAGCGAGAATCTGCGCTTCGCGGAGCTGGACCTGACACCGCGTCTTGAGACGGGACGAACGGTGGCGGCGTTCGCCGATTTCATTCATTTCTCCGGCTGCCGCGGGAAGGTAGAGATCGCGGGCAGCCGATTCGTCGGCGGCCATGACGATCCCATCAACGTGCACGGCACGCATCTGCAGGTCACAGAGGCGCCGAAGCCGGACAAAATCGTTGTCCGCTTCATGCATCCGCAAAGCTACGGCTTCGATGCGTTCTTTCCGGGCGACGAGGTGGACTTTATTGAGAGCGCGTCGCTGCAGTCGCGCGGAACAGGAACGGTCCGTTCGGTGGAACGGCTCAGTCCGCGCGAGATTTTGCTTACGCTGGCGGAAGCCGTCCCGGCCGGAACCGGCGCAGGCGACGCGGTCGAGAATGCGACATGGACGCCGGAGGTGCATGTGCATGACAATTATTTTGCCCGTATCCCAACGCGCGGCGTGCTGGCGACAACTCGGCGCAAAGTGCTGATCGAGCGCAATGTCTTCGACCGGTTGACGATGAGCGGGGTGTTCGTCGCCAACGACGCGGAGAGCTGGTACGAATCCGGTCCTGTCCGGGACTTGACGATTCGCGGCAACCGGTTTATCGCGTGCGGGGGCGCGGAGCATCCCGTTATCTATATCGCTCCCGAGAATCGCGAGATTGATGCGGACAATCCTGTGCACGCCGGCATCGTGATCGAGAATAACGTCATCGAGACGACAACGGCGGCAGCGCTGGATGCCAAGAGCGTCCGCGGTCTCCGTTTCGTGAACAACAGCATCGCATCGCCCTGCGAAGCACATGAAGGCGCTGCGCAGGGCGTGGATCGGCAGCCTGCGGCCGAAAGCCTTATTCGGCTGCAGGCATGCAGCGAGGTAACGATCGCAGGGAATGCGATCGCCCCGCAGGACATTCCCGAAGCTGCTGTTCGCATGCTGCAGATGGCTCGCGAGCAGCTCAACATGGACGAGAATGAAATGAAGGCGCTGCGAATCCGATAG
- a CDS encoding carbohydrate ABC transporter permease, translated as MEPITKTAAVSIQAAGRRSRFSPADLIIHIVLILLTLMTILPFYNVILMSFSSTVAVSKQLVYLVPTVFDLSAYSYIFHEPRFLKALMVTVFVTGVGTAVNMLVTVTGAYVLSKSGFPGKKIVMGGIIFTMFFNGGLIPFYLTMKNFHLVNNLLVMVLPVAVNTFYMIICIAFFRTLPAGLEESAKIDGANDLQVLYKIVVPISMPMIATITLFYAVDRWNEWWLGVLFMQNVNLLPLQALLRELLTNYQQVLASITTSVRVQDSDLQPEMLKMAVLVVSTLPIACLYPFLQKYFAKGVMIGSIKG; from the coding sequence ATGGAACCGATTACGAAAACAGCAGCCGTCAGCATACAAGCTGCGGGCAGGCGCAGCAGATTCAGCCCAGCCGATCTCATCATTCACATCGTCCTTATCCTATTGACGTTAATGACGATTCTGCCGTTCTACAACGTCATTCTGATGTCGTTCAGCAGCACAGTAGCGGTATCGAAGCAGCTCGTGTACCTGGTTCCGACCGTTTTCGATCTGTCCGCATACAGCTATATTTTTCATGAGCCGCGTTTCTTGAAAGCGCTTATGGTAACCGTCTTCGTGACCGGCGTAGGCACGGCCGTCAACATGCTCGTTACGGTGACAGGCGCATATGTCCTGTCGAAGTCGGGCTTTCCGGGAAAGAAGATCGTGATGGGAGGCATTATTTTCACGATGTTTTTCAACGGCGGGCTCATCCCGTTCTACCTGACAATGAAGAACTTCCATCTGGTCAACAACCTGCTGGTCATGGTGCTGCCAGTTGCCGTCAACACGTTCTATATGATCATCTGCATCGCCTTTTTCCGCACGCTGCCGGCCGGACTTGAGGAATCGGCCAAGATTGACGGCGCCAACGATTTGCAGGTATTGTATAAGATCGTAGTTCCGATCTCGATGCCGATGATCGCAACGATTACGCTCTTCTATGCCGTGGATCGATGGAACGAATGGTGGCTTGGCGTCCTGTTCATGCAGAATGTCAACCTGCTTCCGCTGCAGGCGCTGCTTCGTGAGCTGCTGACCAATTATCAGCAGGTGCTCGCAAGCATCACGACAAGCGTCAGGGTGCAGGATTCTGATCTTCAGCCGGAAATGCTGAAGATGGCTGTGCTTGTAGTCAGTACGCTGCCGATCGCCTGCCTCTACCCGTTCCTGCAGAAATATTTCGCCAAAGGCGTTATGATCGGGTCCATCAAGGGATAG
- a CDS encoding sugar ABC transporter permease: protein MGKTLGKDLYKHRYLYLLLLPTVLFYVMFQYVPMYGVLLAFKELHIREGILRSPWVGMDNFKELVAQSDFWRAFWNTLYISCGRLVFEFPIAIVLALMINEVAREKLKKFYQTVYTFPHFISWVIISGIMFNFLGTTGVLNQILDSLGYHKMTFLTDPSLFRAIVFISSIWKEVGWSAIIYLAAIAGINPELYEAAHVDGAGRWQKLLSVTWPSIRGTAAILLILAVGNAMNGGFDQIFNLYNPGVYSTGDIIDTYTYRSAFADGLSFGVSTAVGLFKAVLNFSLLYSANYIVKKLGGEGLV, encoded by the coding sequence ATGGGAAAAACTTTAGGGAAGGATCTGTACAAACACCGTTATCTTTACCTGCTTCTCCTTCCTACCGTGCTCTTTTATGTCATGTTTCAGTATGTTCCGATGTACGGCGTGCTGCTCGCGTTCAAGGAGCTTCACATCCGCGAGGGTATTTTGCGCAGTCCGTGGGTCGGCATGGACAACTTCAAGGAGCTGGTCGCGCAGAGCGATTTTTGGCGGGCGTTCTGGAATACGCTCTACATCAGCTGCGGACGGCTCGTGTTTGAATTTCCGATCGCCATCGTTCTGGCATTGATGATCAACGAGGTGGCACGGGAGAAGCTGAAAAAATTTTACCAAACCGTGTACACGTTTCCACACTTTATATCTTGGGTCATTATCAGCGGGATTATGTTCAATTTCCTTGGGACAACCGGCGTGCTGAACCAGATTTTGGATTCGCTCGGGTATCACAAGATGACGTTCCTGACCGACCCTTCGCTGTTCCGAGCGATTGTCTTCATCTCTAGCATCTGGAAGGAAGTCGGCTGGAGCGCAATCATTTATTTGGCGGCAATCGCCGGCATCAACCCGGAATTGTACGAAGCGGCTCATGTGGACGGAGCTGGCAGATGGCAGAAGCTGCTGTCCGTCACCTGGCCATCCATCCGCGGCACGGCGGCGATTCTGCTTATTCTCGCGGTCGGCAATGCGATGAACGGCGGCTTTGATCAAATTTTCAACCTGTACAATCCGGGCGTGTATTCGACCGGCGATATCATCGATACGTATACGTACCGCTCGGCGTTCGCGGACGGCCTCAGTTTCGGCGTCTCGACGGCCGTCGGCCTGTTCAAAGCCGTACTGAACTTCTCGCTCCTCTATTCGGCCAATTACATCGTGAAAAAACTCGGCGGGGAGGGACTTGTTTAA
- a CDS encoding response regulator yields the protein MHKVLIVDDESWVVESLKDLVDWNRYGFEVAGQAYNGAAALQAMERLRPSVVFTDIRMPEMSGLELIQRGRGLDFQVQFVVVSGYAEFAYAQKAIAYGAAAYCLKPFDEMELSGVLMKLSKTLSASKPASESSLMYFLEDQSELNVLKLQNELDRAGFGNWREAGIVTIVAVGHGDLPGMTDPSIRLKTGAAKSTYLLGAGEADKLAAAWKDRFPPGLNGIGVSGAVSDLREIKGGIEAADALAHQFFVTGEYGVYDSQPFRQEELNRRMVDLSGAIARKDVAAIQQSFCLIRELFGTRSLSIRHAFQVYNMTVSFLFKLGQTEDTLYSYEQLLSSYRNVLDMLASLESFTARNLGAVEPAAPSVETKNRTFNGILHYVTTHFREELSLQSLSEQFFMNPSYISQLFRKEVGETLTGYIARLRIEYACELLDQDEASIQEIAEKIGYNDYFYFTRLFKKMTGKTPTQYRSERQ from the coding sequence ATGCATAAGGTGTTGATAGTGGATGACGAGAGCTGGGTGGTGGAGAGCCTCAAGGATCTGGTGGATTGGAACCGGTACGGCTTCGAAGTAGCCGGACAAGCGTATAACGGTGCTGCTGCACTGCAAGCAATGGAGCGGCTGCGGCCCTCCGTCGTCTTCACAGACATCCGCATGCCGGAGATGAGCGGCCTTGAACTTATTCAGCGCGGAAGAGGGTTAGACTTCCAGGTGCAATTCGTGGTCGTGAGCGGCTACGCCGAGTTTGCCTATGCGCAGAAGGCGATTGCGTACGGTGCCGCGGCCTACTGCTTGAAGCCGTTCGACGAGATGGAACTGTCCGGCGTGCTGATGAAGCTGAGCAAGACGTTATCGGCTTCGAAGCCGGCATCGGAGTCGTCCCTGATGTACTTTCTGGAGGATCAAAGCGAACTGAACGTATTAAAGCTGCAGAACGAGCTCGATCGGGCTGGCTTCGGGAATTGGCGCGAAGCAGGCATCGTGACGATTGTTGCAGTCGGTCACGGCGACCTGCCGGGAATGACTGACCCATCAATTCGGTTGAAGACGGGGGCCGCGAAGTCGACGTACCTGCTTGGTGCCGGCGAGGCGGACAAGCTCGCCGCAGCGTGGAAGGATCGGTTCCCGCCGGGATTGAATGGCATCGGCGTCAGCGGCGCGGTATCGGACCTGCGCGAGATCAAGGGGGGCATCGAAGCGGCCGATGCGCTGGCCCACCAATTTTTCGTGACGGGGGAATACGGCGTGTACGATTCCCAGCCATTCCGGCAGGAGGAGTTGAACCGCCGGATGGTGGACTTGAGCGGGGCGATTGCCCGCAAAGACGTAGCGGCAATTCAGCAGTCCTTCTGTCTGATCAGGGAGCTGTTCGGCACGCGGTCGCTCTCGATCCGGCATGCCTTTCAGGTGTACAACATGACGGTCTCGTTCCTCTTCAAGCTGGGGCAGACCGAAGATACGCTGTACAGCTATGAGCAGCTCCTATCTTCCTACCGCAACGTGCTCGACATGCTCGCGTCGCTCGAATCGTTTACTGCTCGTAATCTCGGCGCTGTGGAGCCGGCCGCCCCATCAGTCGAGACGAAGAACCGCACCTTTAACGGCATTCTGCACTACGTGACGACGCATTTCCGCGAGGAGCTGTCGCTGCAGAGCTTGTCGGAGCAGTTCTTCATGAATCCAAGCTACATCAGCCAGCTGTTCCGCAAGGAAGTCGGAGAGACGCTGACCGGATACATAGCCCGCCTGCGGATCGAATACGCGTGTGAGCTGCTGGACCAGGATGAAGCCTCGATTCAGGAGATCGCGGAGAAAATCGGCTATAACGACTATTTTTATTTTACCCGGCTGTTTAAGAAAATGACGGGCAAAACGCCCACGCAATACCGCAGCGAGCGTCAATGA
- a CDS encoding sensor histidine kinase, whose protein sequence is MAFLRKLSIRSQLFILAASTIIVILVIIFHTYSMMSGMITRSHEEYVKQTVSEIKKNVASNHDVIYRIMQDISYNPDVQDYLVETDKLIRYDRFTKLNKYLNSQKELKEGIQDIIISGNNGTWIDLYGGNRYVVPLRVSLSSRKVNGYYAGMQQFGALYGRDEKLIFATSITYSQQGELFNRNIGTAFFIVDASALVSEQEYSSKETGTQIYLLDRSRKIIASNSQARTGSDFKEMKLGSEMQSNQIVQLNDRSYVVEAEPLADIEGTILSMAPENELLRELLDIRKQELIILGIALLVLAVPFMFIINNILRPLKKLIFFIMTIRRGDLLKYKKRIALHGYMEISIVATELNSMLDEIDLLTQRLLETNTRLYGIELEKKKSELAFLRSQINPHFLYNTLEAITGIAVVEKQERIKAMTRSLSSIFRYSIKGASEVPLSEEIRMIESYIRIQQIRFADRFAVHYELAAEALAYRVPKMILQPLVENAVYHGFEPTLREGELWIRGFVADDGTLVIRIEDNGMGIPRDRLEEVRGMVAAPVSGLQEPSEQKSIGLVNVNNRIQLMFGSECGLRIESAEGEGTKVELTIKERGEQHA, encoded by the coding sequence GTGGCTTTCCTGAGAAAATTATCTATTCGTTCCCAACTATTCATTCTAGCGGCTTCTACGATCATCGTCATTCTGGTCATCATTTTCCATACCTATTCCATGATGTCCGGCATGATTACGCGCAGTCATGAGGAATACGTCAAGCAGACTGTATCCGAAATTAAGAAGAACGTCGCCTCCAATCACGATGTTATTTATCGCATCATGCAGGACATTTCCTACAATCCGGACGTGCAGGATTATCTCGTGGAGACGGACAAGCTGATCCGCTACGACCGATTTACGAAGCTGAACAAATATTTGAACAGCCAGAAGGAATTGAAGGAAGGTATACAGGACATTATCATATCCGGCAACAACGGGACTTGGATCGATTTGTACGGCGGCAACCGATACGTCGTCCCGCTGCGCGTTTCGCTGTCGAGCCGCAAAGTAAACGGCTATTATGCGGGCATGCAGCAGTTCGGCGCGCTGTACGGGCGGGACGAGAAGCTGATCTTCGCGACTTCGATTACGTACAGTCAGCAGGGTGAGTTGTTCAACCGTAATATCGGAACCGCTTTCTTCATCGTAGATGCTTCCGCGCTCGTGAGCGAACAGGAATATTCATCGAAGGAGACAGGCACTCAAATTTATTTGCTCGACCGATCCCGCAAAATCATCGCGAGCAACTCGCAGGCCCGAACTGGAAGCGATTTCAAGGAAATGAAGCTCGGCAGTGAGATGCAGAGCAATCAAATTGTTCAGCTGAACGACCGCAGCTACGTGGTGGAAGCAGAGCCGCTGGCCGATATCGAAGGAACGATCTTAAGCATGGCGCCGGAGAACGAACTGCTGCGGGAGCTGCTCGATATCCGCAAGCAGGAGCTGATCATTCTGGGGATCGCGCTCCTGGTGCTGGCCGTGCCGTTCATGTTTATCATCAATAACATTTTGCGGCCGTTGAAGAAGCTGATTTTCTTCATCATGACAATCCGGCGCGGGGACCTTCTCAAATATAAGAAGCGCATCGCGCTGCACGGCTACATGGAAATCAGCATCGTGGCCACGGAGCTGAACAGCATGCTGGACGAGATCGACCTGCTCACGCAGCGGCTGCTCGAAACGAACACTAGACTTTACGGCATCGAGCTGGAGAAGAAGAAATCGGAGCTGGCGTTTCTGCGCAGCCAGATCAATCCGCATTTTCTGTACAACACGCTGGAAGCGATCACGGGAATCGCAGTCGTAGAGAAGCAGGAACGAATTAAGGCGATGACGCGTTCGCTGTCGAGCATCTTCCGCTACAGCATCAAGGGCGCAAGCGAGGTGCCGCTCAGCGAAGAAATCCGCATGATTGAATCGTATATCCGCATCCAGCAAATCCGGTTTGCCGACCGCTTCGCCGTTCATTACGAGCTGGCAGCTGAAGCACTCGCTTACCGCGTGCCGAAAATGATCCTGCAGCCGTTGGTGGAGAACGCCGTCTACCATGGCTTCGAGCCGACCTTGAGAGAGGGCGAGCTCTGGATACGTGGCTTCGTCGCAGATGACGGCACGCTGGTCATCCGCATCGAGGATAACGGCATGGGCATACCGCGGGATCGTCTGGAGGAGGTACGCGGCATGGTGGCGGCCCCGGTCTCGGGCTTGCAGGAGCCGAGCGAACAGAAGAGCATCGGGCTCGTCAATGTCAATAACCGGATTCAGCTGATGTTCGGCTCCGAGTGCGGTCTGCGCATCGAGAGCGCCGAGGGCGAGGGGACGAAGGTCGAGCTGACGATCAAAGAGAGGGGCGAGCAGCATGCATAA